A region of Thermovibrio ammonificans HB-1 DNA encodes the following proteins:
- a CDS encoding phosphoribosyltransferase translates to MVFKDRREAGKLLARAIVERFNGTLKDPVVVAIPRGGVVVAEPIALQLSAPLELVIPRKVGAPFNPEFAVAAVTEDGTLILNPDLSPDALSRLGVTEEYLKRKALEEIEEIRRRKLLYTGGRRRIPLTGRDVILVDDGIATGLTVKAAIASLRRENPNRIILAVPVMPLDRLEEFKGLVDDLVVLYAPEFFQAVGQFYEDFSQTPDREVVEILERVNGGA, encoded by the coding sequence ATGGTTTTTAAAGATAGGAGAGAGGCCGGGAAGCTCCTTGCCCGTGCAATTGTTGAGCGCTTTAACGGCACTCTGAAAGACCCCGTTGTTGTTGCCATTCCGAGGGGAGGGGTAGTGGTTGCAGAGCCCATAGCCCTTCAGCTCTCTGCTCCCCTTGAGCTCGTTATTCCGAGGAAGGTGGGAGCCCCCTTTAACCCGGAGTTTGCCGTTGCCGCCGTTACCGAAGACGGAACCCTCATTCTAAACCCCGACCTTTCCCCGGATGCCCTCTCGAGGCTCGGGGTTACGGAGGAGTACCTGAAGAGGAAGGCCCTTGAGGAGATTGAGGAGATAAGGCGGCGGAAGCTCCTTTACACCGGCGGCAGGCGGAGGATTCCCCTTACGGGGCGCGACGTTATACTGGTAGACGACGGCATAGCAACCGGTTTAACGGTAAAGGCTGCAATAGCCTCCCTGAGGAGGGAGAACCCCAACAGAATAATACTTGCGGTTCCGGTTATGCCCCTCGACAGGTTGGAGGAGTTTAAAGGGCTCGTAGATGACCTGGTTGTGCTCTACGCTCCTGAGTTCTTTCAGGCGGTGGGTCAGTTCTACGAGGACTTCTCTCAGACGCCCGACCGTGAGGTTGTGGAGATTCTCGAGAGGGTTAACGGCGGAGCTTAG
- a CDS encoding YlbF family regulator translates to MSAEVIKKATELAQAIAQSEELANLRAAEAKLMMDQEASKLLQEVQRLQQMAQMSGSPEAMQQLEEAFNKFAQNPVGKEYLEANQKFSQMLETVNSLLQEAIEGLKHHGHGCSGCSGCSM, encoded by the coding sequence ATGTCTGCAGAAGTTATCAAGAAGGCAACCGAGCTGGCACAGGCTATAGCCCAATCTGAAGAGCTTGCAAACCTAAGGGCTGCAGAGGCCAAGCTGATGATGGACCAAGAGGCAAGCAAGCTCCTGCAAGAGGTTCAGAGGCTCCAGCAGATGGCCCAGATGTCTGGCTCCCCCGAGGCGATGCAGCAGCTTGAAGAGGCATTCAACAAGTTTGCCCAGAACCCGGTAGGGAAAGAGTACCTCGAGGCCAACCAGAAGTTCAGCCAGATGCTCGAAACGGTTAACTCCCTACTCCAAGAGGCAATAGAGGGACTCAAACACCACGGACACGGCTGCTCCGGCTGTTCCGGCTGCAGCATGTAA
- a CDS encoding MBL fold metallo-hydrolase, translating into MPYYINNYIGKLPDLSSPVILYEEGGHRVAWVGSAEETMFRCNAYLISSVSGSEEVHLLLDAGGNQHFEQVVKRVERLLGDPSKVTHLVFHHQDPDVAGSVSRWLEINPDAVIVTTPRTKVLLPYYSIDPARVKWLDVSTLDDTTIKLPAGGRALFISAPFLHFPDAFVTYDTRSKILFSGDIFAAIQKKWELVVSNWKRHQIEMSYFHIYYMASNKALRFFVNKVKDFPVEAIAPQHGSIIPKELVADAFEFLRTLKCGTDLLYEESPIQEVLDDLIQEV; encoded by the coding sequence ATGCCCTACTACATAAACAACTACATCGGCAAACTCCCCGACCTCTCCTCTCCTGTTATCCTCTACGAGGAGGGCGGCCATAGAGTCGCCTGGGTGGGCAGTGCCGAAGAGACGATGTTCAGGTGTAACGCATACCTTATCTCCTCAGTTTCCGGCTCCGAAGAGGTTCACCTCCTTTTAGATGCCGGAGGGAACCAGCACTTTGAGCAGGTTGTTAAAAGGGTTGAACGACTCCTTGGAGACCCGTCAAAAGTTACCCACCTGGTCTTCCACCACCAAGACCCCGACGTTGCAGGCTCTGTGTCCCGCTGGCTGGAGATAAACCCCGACGCCGTTATCGTAACAACCCCCAGGACGAAGGTTCTCCTCCCCTACTACAGCATAGACCCCGCCCGGGTTAAGTGGCTCGACGTAAGCACCCTCGACGATACCACGATTAAACTGCCCGCAGGCGGAAGGGCCCTTTTCATCTCGGCACCTTTCCTCCACTTCCCCGACGCCTTCGTTACCTACGATACCCGCTCAAAAATCCTCTTCTCGGGCGACATCTTCGCCGCCATTCAGAAAAAGTGGGAGCTTGTCGTCTCCAACTGGAAGAGGCACCAGATAGAGATGTCCTACTTCCACATCTACTACATGGCCTCCAACAAGGCGCTTCGCTTTTTCGTAAACAAGGTAAAGGACTTCCCCGTAGAGGCCATAGCCCCCCAACACGGTTCCATAATACCCAAGGAGTTGGTGGCAGACGCCTTTGAGTTCCTGAGAACCCTAAAGTGCGGAACCGACCTCCTCTACGAGGAGTCGCCCATTCAGGAGGTTCTCGACGACCTTATCCAGGAGGTTTAG
- a CDS encoding roadblock/LC7 domain-containing protein gives MTRKEQLEAVLNELVDSMGGEVVAAVLATPEGKLITSVTGRTSVKGNRFAAMGATILATAKKMGKLVEAGAAQEATVKLEGELFYIKQAGPKAILVVVVREGAFIGLLEIEMERAAERVEEILG, from the coding sequence ATGACCAGGAAGGAGCAGCTGGAAGCTGTTTTAAACGAGTTGGTTGATTCAATGGGGGGAGAAGTTGTTGCAGCGGTGCTTGCAACGCCGGAGGGGAAGCTGATTACCTCGGTAACCGGGAGGACCAGCGTAAAGGGCAACCGCTTTGCCGCCATGGGGGCAACCATACTTGCAACTGCGAAGAAGATGGGGAAGCTCGTTGAGGCCGGGGCGGCCCAGGAGGCAACGGTAAAACTCGAAGGGGAGCTCTTCTACATAAAGCAGGCGGGCCCAAAGGCGATTCTGGTTGTTGTTGTAAGGGAGGGCGCCTTTATCGGGCTTTTAGAGATAGAGATGGAACGGGCCGCAGAGAGAGTAGAGGAGATACTCGGTTAA
- a CDS encoding thymidine phosphorylase, translating into MIFKELIKKKRDGGKLSRSEVEFVVESYTKGETPDYQMAAFLMAVFFRGLDHQETLAFTDAMLRSGERVNVEVEGTIVDKHSTGGIGDKVSLVIAPTLAELGFKAPLLAGRALGFTGGTIDKLESTGMKVELNPQEITEVTRRFGFSISAQTEEIAPADRKIYALRDATSTVESIPLIVSSILSKKLAVNTDAIVFDVKVGTGAFMKRMEEAEELAEGLVEVSKLYGKRAGALITEMSQPLGRFAGNALEVKEAIEALGGKPQEDLLEVTSSLVGLLFQLTGRGGFEEGKEKAIEVITSGRALKRFLSWIEFLGGDPDVKVAEKVVQVKAPVSGYVAQINGEALGYLIIELGGGRKRAGEPIDYSVGLGFRKKIGERVEKGEVIGEIYYSKGSPEEFVEKFLKAFTFTEGEVERPKLIKKRVV; encoded by the coding sequence GTGATATTTAAGGAGCTGATAAAGAAGAAGAGAGACGGGGGGAAGCTCTCCCGCTCCGAAGTTGAGTTTGTGGTTGAGTCCTACACGAAAGGAGAAACTCCAGACTACCAGATGGCCGCATTCCTCATGGCCGTTTTCTTCAGGGGGCTCGACCACCAAGAGACCCTGGCCTTTACAGACGCAATGCTCCGCTCAGGGGAAAGGGTAAATGTTGAGGTAGAGGGAACCATAGTAGACAAACACAGCACCGGAGGGATAGGAGATAAGGTCTCCCTCGTTATAGCCCCTACCCTGGCAGAGCTCGGCTTTAAAGCCCCGCTCCTTGCCGGAAGGGCCCTCGGGTTCACCGGGGGAACGATAGATAAGCTCGAAAGCACGGGGATGAAGGTTGAGCTGAACCCCCAGGAGATTACGGAGGTCACAAGGAGGTTCGGCTTCTCCATTTCGGCCCAAACAGAAGAGATAGCACCGGCCGACCGGAAGATTTACGCTTTAAGGGACGCAACTTCTACAGTTGAGAGCATACCGCTGATAGTTTCGAGCATCCTGAGCAAGAAGCTTGCGGTTAACACAGACGCCATAGTGTTCGATGTAAAGGTGGGAACCGGAGCCTTTATGAAAAGGATGGAAGAGGCAGAGGAGCTGGCAGAGGGGCTCGTAGAGGTCTCCAAACTCTACGGGAAAAGGGCCGGTGCCCTCATAACGGAGATGAGCCAACCGCTGGGGAGGTTCGCCGGAAACGCCCTCGAGGTTAAAGAGGCGATAGAGGCCCTCGGCGGGAAACCTCAGGAAGACCTCCTTGAGGTAACCTCCTCCCTTGTCGGGCTGCTCTTCCAGCTCACCGGCAGAGGCGGGTTCGAAGAGGGTAAAGAGAAGGCCATAGAAGTTATAACGTCGGGGAGGGCGCTCAAGCGCTTTCTTAGCTGGATAGAGTTCCTGGGAGGAGACCCCGACGTTAAGGTTGCCGAGAAGGTTGTGCAGGTAAAGGCCCCCGTAAGCGGCTACGTAGCGCAGATTAACGGCGAGGCCTTGGGTTACCTGATAATAGAGCTGGGAGGCGGAAGGAAGAGGGCAGGCGAGCCGATAGACTACTCGGTGGGGCTGGGATTCAGGAAGAAGATAGGAGAGAGAGTGGAGAAGGGAGAGGTTATAGGTGAGATTTACTACTCTAAGGGGAGCCCGGAGGAGTTCGTAGAGAAGTTCTTAAAGGCTTTCACCTTTACCGAGGGTGAAGTTGAAAGGCCGAAGCTCATTAAAAAGAGGGTTGTTTAA
- a CDS encoding site-2 protease family protein, which yields MIQEWILSFLISLPAVLWAITVHEFAHGYVAYKLGDPTPKITGRLTLNPLAHLDLLGFIALVLVHFGWAKPVLINPRNFRKTDPRTGEILVAFAGPAANFVSALLSALALKYLPFYSLPPGIGEPLFLMLKYSLFINTAFGVFNLLPIPPLDGAKILEALLPPPLWQKYKAIEPYGPIILIILVISPVLNWILIPIVNGMVRAMLTLT from the coding sequence TTGATTCAGGAGTGGATACTCTCCTTTCTCATATCGCTGCCTGCGGTTCTCTGGGCTATAACGGTTCACGAGTTCGCCCACGGCTACGTGGCCTACAAGCTGGGAGACCCAACGCCGAAGATAACCGGCAGGTTAACCCTCAACCCGTTGGCCCACCTGGACCTACTGGGATTCATAGCGCTGGTTCTGGTCCACTTCGGGTGGGCCAAGCCGGTTCTCATAAACCCCAGGAACTTCCGAAAAACCGACCCGAGAACGGGAGAGATACTGGTTGCCTTCGCCGGACCGGCAGCAAACTTCGTAAGCGCCCTGCTCTCGGCACTGGCCCTTAAATACCTGCCGTTTTACTCACTCCCTCCGGGTATAGGCGAGCCGCTCTTCCTGATGCTCAAGTACAGCCTGTTTATAAACACCGCCTTCGGAGTGTTTAACCTGCTCCCGATTCCTCCCTTAGACGGTGCAAAGATACTCGAAGCCCTGCTTCCCCCTCCGCTGTGGCAGAAGTACAAGGCGATAGAGCCCTACGGCCCGATTATTCTCATAATCCTGGTTATAAGCCCTGTGCTAAACTGGATACTGATACCGATAGTAAACGGTATGGTAAGGGCAATGCTCACTTTAACCTGA
- a CDS encoding TIGR00296 family protein: protein MLLSLEEGSFLVKLARTAIEKFLTEGVKITPPPQTPQRLFEERGVFVTLKRFPSGELRGCIGYPEPIMPLVLATIDAAISAATKDPRFYPLTPQELDSVTVEVTVLTPPEPIDVPPQQLPRAIKVGRDGLIVRCGLASGLLLPQVPVEWGWNEEEFLSQTCVKAGLPPNCWLDPRCKFYKFQGQIFTETEPYGPVVEEKIS, encoded by the coding sequence ATGTTACTGTCACTTGAAGAGGGCAGTTTCCTCGTTAAGCTGGCCCGCACGGCCATAGAGAAGTTCCTAACCGAAGGTGTAAAAATAACGCCTCCGCCCCAAACCCCTCAGAGGCTCTTCGAGGAAAGGGGCGTTTTCGTAACCCTGAAGCGGTTTCCCTCGGGGGAGCTGAGGGGCTGCATAGGTTACCCCGAGCCCATAATGCCCCTCGTTCTCGCAACCATAGACGCGGCCATATCGGCTGCAACCAAAGACCCGAGGTTCTACCCCCTAACTCCCCAAGAGCTCGACAGCGTCACCGTGGAGGTTACAGTTCTGACCCCTCCAGAGCCGATAGACGTTCCTCCCCAGCAGCTGCCCCGGGCGATAAAGGTGGGAAGGGACGGCCTAATAGTCAGGTGCGGCCTTGCAAGCGGCCTCCTGCTCCCGCAGGTTCCCGTTGAATGGGGGTGGAACGAAGAGGAGTTCCTCTCCCAAACGTGCGTAAAGGCGGGGCTACCGCCCAACTGCTGGCTTGACCCCCGCTGCAAGTTCTACAAATTTCAGGGACAGATATTCACAGAAACCGAGCCCTACGGCCCGGTTGTAGAGGAGAAGATTTCGTAA
- the crcB gene encoding fluoride efflux transporter CrcB: MIYLFVGLGGFFGAISRFIIAGLAQKAAQTTFPVGTLTVNVLGSLLIGFLVLLFEDMIAPQWKAFFITGFLGALTTFSTFSYETVTLLMEGAYGKALLNVLLNVVLCLSATFTGMWIYRSLFRL; the protein is encoded by the coding sequence ATGATATACCTGTTTGTAGGCCTGGGAGGTTTCTTCGGAGCAATCTCAAGGTTCATAATAGCCGGCCTTGCCCAAAAGGCCGCCCAAACAACCTTTCCGGTCGGAACTCTAACGGTTAACGTCCTCGGCAGCCTGCTTATCGGGTTTCTCGTTCTCCTGTTCGAGGATATGATAGCCCCCCAGTGGAAGGCGTTTTTCATCACCGGCTTCCTCGGAGCCCTCACCACCTTCTCAACCTTCAGCTACGAAACCGTTACTCTCCTTATGGAGGGAGCCTACGGAAAGGCCCTCCTGAACGTTCTGCTGAACGTCGTCCTGTGCCTGTCTGCAACCTTTACCGGAATGTGGATATACAGGAGCCTCTTCAGACTCTAA
- a CDS encoding ATP cone domain-containing protein, whose product MAKKLVVDSSGEKYPFSKGVLVRSLTKAGLSVEDAYKIADLVSEQLKGTVTTQELTELVYKVLKSQFGRKVANRYRRLVKEKEVLVADEEEKSFVPFSRGILATSIRSAGVDVKEAFDIAREVYEKLVKKGKFKVKRSELRELTAKTLKKKLGEEVANRYLLWRKVKGLDRPVIILIGGATGVGKSMVAAELTRILEINRLASTDSLREVMRKMVSKELVPTLHVSSYEAGKFLHHIEGMGKEERIIYGFLDQSEKVATGVEAVINRAIKENVSLVVEGIHLIPGIANKFKDKAHIVHILLTTLDEESHRGRFKSREKRSLRTSKKYLKNFQSIRVIQDFLYRKAKEEGIPVIDNIDFDQTRDKVLEAITDKLVEEIGVKA is encoded by the coding sequence ATGGCAAAGAAACTGGTAGTTGACAGCTCCGGCGAGAAGTATCCCTTCTCAAAAGGGGTTTTGGTTCGCTCACTCACAAAGGCCGGGCTCTCTGTTGAAGACGCCTACAAGATAGCAGACCTCGTCTCCGAACAGCTCAAAGGAACCGTTACAACCCAGGAGCTCACAGAACTCGTTTACAAGGTATTAAAGTCCCAGTTTGGCAGGAAAGTTGCAAACCGCTACAGGCGCCTTGTAAAGGAGAAGGAGGTTTTAGTTGCAGACGAAGAGGAGAAGAGCTTCGTCCCCTTCTCCCGGGGCATCCTCGCAACCTCCATCCGCTCTGCCGGAGTAGACGTTAAAGAGGCCTTCGACATAGCCCGGGAAGTTTACGAGAAGCTGGTTAAAAAGGGTAAGTTCAAGGTAAAGAGGTCCGAGCTCCGGGAGCTTACGGCAAAAACCTTAAAGAAGAAGCTGGGTGAAGAGGTTGCAAACAGGTACCTCCTGTGGAGGAAGGTGAAGGGCCTCGACAGGCCGGTGATAATCCTCATAGGAGGGGCAACCGGCGTAGGCAAATCTATGGTTGCCGCCGAGCTCACCAGAATCCTCGAAATAAACAGGCTCGCCTCAACCGACTCCCTCAGAGAGGTTATGAGGAAAATGGTCTCAAAGGAGCTCGTACCAACGCTCCACGTCTCCTCCTACGAGGCGGGCAAGTTCCTCCACCACATAGAGGGTATGGGAAAGGAGGAGAGAATCATCTACGGCTTCCTCGACCAGTCGGAGAAAGTTGCTACGGGGGTTGAGGCAGTTATAAACAGGGCAATAAAGGAGAACGTCAGCCTGGTTGTAGAGGGGATACACCTCATCCCGGGCATAGCAAACAAGTTCAAAGACAAAGCCCACATTGTTCACATCCTACTTACAACCCTCGACGAAGAGAGCCACAGGGGAAGGTTCAAAAGCAGGGAGAAGCGCTCACTCAGAACCAGCAAGAAGTACCTAAAGAACTTCCAGTCCATAAGGGTTATCCAGGACTTCCTCTACAGGAAGGCAAAGGAAGAGGGCATACCGGTGATAGACAACATAGATTTCGACCAGACAAGAGACAAGGTCCTTGAAGCCATAACCGACAAACTGGTTGAAGAGATAGGAGTGAAGGCATGA
- the mltG gene encoding endolytic transglycosylase MltG: MKRFLAVVISLSVLLGAVAAGFLFYAKSQLFSKRSVKVEIEVKKGETLKGAAGQVAEVFKVDPKLLYAYARWAGLKVKQGCYKLKGELSPAEALKELTTGKPCLKSFTIPPGSDLFLLDKLLSQQGVCKRGELLELSRSKAFLEKLGVPTLEGYLFPQTYYINREAGCKRAVEVAVGEFKRVVLPLFQNYTPPPLVKRALKKVTVEKVLTVASIVEKESSYPPERPLIAAVIYNRLIRGMKVQCDPTVIYALKLKGIFKERLLYRDLKTPSPYNTYYVKGLPPAPICNPSLNSIEAALHPANVKYLYFVSNGRGRHLFSKSYNEHLKKVRALRNGKETGS; encoded by the coding sequence GTGAAGAGGTTCCTTGCCGTAGTAATCTCTCTTTCTGTTCTGTTGGGAGCCGTAGCAGCCGGTTTTCTCTTCTACGCGAAGAGCCAGCTCTTCTCTAAAAGAAGCGTAAAGGTAGAGATTGAGGTCAAAAAGGGGGAGACCCTAAAGGGAGCCGCCGGGCAGGTGGCCGAGGTTTTCAAAGTGGACCCGAAGCTCCTCTACGCCTACGCAAGGTGGGCCGGACTTAAAGTTAAACAGGGGTGCTACAAGTTAAAGGGGGAGCTGAGCCCGGCGGAAGCTCTGAAAGAGCTGACAACAGGGAAACCCTGCCTCAAGAGCTTCACAATCCCCCCCGGAAGCGACCTCTTCCTGCTGGACAAACTCCTCTCACAGCAGGGAGTCTGCAAAAGAGGAGAGCTACTCGAGCTCTCCCGCTCAAAAGCCTTCCTGGAGAAGCTGGGGGTTCCCACCTTAGAAGGGTACCTCTTCCCCCAAACCTACTACATAAACAGAGAGGCCGGGTGCAAAAGGGCGGTAGAGGTTGCAGTCGGCGAGTTTAAAAGAGTAGTTCTGCCGCTGTTTCAGAACTACACCCCTCCACCGCTGGTAAAAAGGGCACTGAAGAAGGTGACCGTTGAGAAAGTGCTCACGGTAGCCTCCATAGTGGAAAAGGAGAGCTCCTACCCGCCGGAAAGACCGCTAATAGCGGCCGTTATCTACAACAGGCTCATACGGGGAATGAAAGTTCAGTGCGACCCCACCGTAATCTACGCCCTAAAACTTAAAGGAATCTTCAAAGAAAGGCTCCTCTACAGAGACCTCAAAACTCCTTCTCCCTACAACACCTACTACGTAAAGGGGTTACCTCCCGCCCCCATCTGCAACCCCTCCCTTAACTCCATAGAGGCGGCCCTCCACCCGGCAAACGTAAAGTACCTCTACTTCGTCTCAAACGGCCGGGGCAGGCACCTGTTCTCTAAGAGCTATAATGAACACCTCAAAAAGGTTAGAGCGCTGAGAAATGGCAAAGAAACTGGTAGTTGA
- a CDS encoding CDP-alcohol phosphatidyltransferase family protein has product MISSTGIKERAQELLKPFAQSIGNLGVSPNAITVFGFILALVAGVLIATENLITAAAVYLLSGLCDTFDGIVARITGKKSRLGAFLDSFLDRYADFFPLAGVASLAFKHQDQLLFALTLLAIAGSFATSYARARAEALGVECKVGIMERPERFVVLLAGVATGYLSVAMSVLALLSNVTAFQRLICAVERLR; this is encoded by the coding sequence GTGATAAGTTCCACTGGAATAAAAGAGAGAGCTCAGGAGCTACTGAAACCTTTTGCCCAGAGTATAGGGAACTTAGGCGTCTCCCCCAACGCCATAACCGTTTTCGGATTCATCCTTGCCCTTGTTGCAGGGGTTCTCATTGCAACCGAAAACCTGATAACGGCAGCAGCCGTTTACCTGCTGTCGGGCCTGTGCGATACGTTCGACGGCATAGTGGCAAGGATAACCGGGAAGAAGAGCAGGCTCGGCGCTTTCCTCGACTCCTTCCTCGACAGGTATGCAGATTTCTTTCCCCTTGCGGGGGTTGCATCGCTGGCCTTTAAACACCAAGACCAGCTACTCTTTGCCCTCACCCTCCTTGCAATTGCCGGCTCCTTTGCAACAAGTTACGCCAGGGCAAGGGCCGAGGCCCTCGGCGTTGAGTGTAAAGTGGGGATAATGGAAAGGCCCGAGAGGTTCGTTGTTCTGCTTGCCGGCGTTGCAACCGGCTACCTTTCGGTGGCGATGAGCGTTCTTGCGCTGCTGTCTAACGTTACGGCCTTTCAGCGGCTAATATGTGCGGTGGAAAGGTTGAGGTAA
- a CDS encoding GTP-binding protein: MAIINHGTREISLKIVYWGTGFSGKTENVVWLSRRILGEDPLVLATQEGRTLFFDFKPLSKELPNGYKVRYSVYTVPGQAIYAASRRLVVEGADGIVFVVDSQRERFENNLMALEELLSVVGPENLGSRIPLVIQYNKRDLENIYPVEFLREKLNRFRAPDFEAVALKGIGVEETFNAIAELSLERVLQNAKLQGEEANLNR; this comes from the coding sequence TTGGCAATAATAAACCACGGAACCAGGGAGATTTCCCTAAAAATCGTTTACTGGGGAACCGGTTTCAGCGGAAAAACGGAGAACGTAGTTTGGCTCAGCAGGAGAATTCTCGGGGAGGACCCCCTCGTTCTTGCCACCCAGGAGGGGAGGACCCTCTTCTTCGACTTCAAGCCCCTTTCAAAAGAGCTTCCAAACGGCTACAAGGTAAGGTACTCGGTCTACACGGTCCCCGGCCAGGCCATCTACGCAGCCTCCAGAAGGCTCGTTGTAGAGGGGGCCGACGGCATAGTGTTCGTTGTTGACAGCCAGCGGGAGCGCTTCGAGAACAACCTGATGGCACTGGAAGAGCTCCTTTCCGTTGTAGGACCTGAGAACCTCGGCAGCCGCATACCGCTGGTGATTCAGTACAACAAGAGGGACCTTGAGAACATCTATCCGGTTGAGTTCTTAAGGGAAAAGCTCAACCGCTTCAGAGCCCCAGACTTTGAGGCGGTTGCCCTTAAAGGCATCGGCGTTGAGGAGACCTTCAACGCCATTGCCGAGCTGAGCCTTGAGAGGGTCCTCCAGAACGCCAAACTACAGGGAGAGGAGGCAAACCTCAACAGGTAG
- a CDS encoding roadblock/LC7 domain-containing protein: protein MVTPKQVEEILTQVVKDNGLEGAVVADSEGLPIASYIVGDYDEDDIAAASAAILLISDSKLREAGKGSIKQASIEGQDGYMVVAPLGEEFVLTVIAPKNSKLGIVLAAVRSINRKLNL, encoded by the coding sequence ATGGTAACGCCTAAGCAGGTAGAGGAGATTCTCACCCAGGTCGTTAAGGATAACGGCTTGGAAGGCGCCGTTGTTGCCGACTCCGAGGGGCTCCCGATTGCTTCCTACATTGTGGGAGACTACGACGAAGACGACATTGCAGCGGCTTCGGCGGCAATCCTGCTCATATCCGACTCCAAGCTCAGGGAGGCCGGCAAGGGGAGCATAAAGCAGGCCTCTATAGAGGGACAGGACGGCTACATGGTTGTTGCCCCTCTGGGGGAGGAGTTCGTTCTAACGGTAATAGCTCCCAAGAACTCCAAGCTGGGAATAGTTCTTGCGGCGGTTCGTTCCATAAACAGGAAACTCAACCTTTAA
- a CDS encoding TIGR01212 family radical SAM protein (This family includes YhcC from E. coli K-12, an uncharacterized radical SAM protein.): MERYYSYSRYLRELFGTRVYRVTVDAGFTCPNRDGTKGRGGCIYCFSGSDYDPEKRRKSVREQIAQGIERVRRRYKAEKFLVYFQAYTNTYGPLEVLRSVYDTIREFPEVVGLIVGTRPDCVPDPVLELLHSYTSDYLVWVELGLESAHYRSLRWMNRGHGVSDFVDAVLRIKRFKALNLCVHVILGLPTEDREDMLETADFLAALKVDGVKIHPLHVIRGTELERIYLEERFRLLELDEYVELAVDFLERLPKETVIQRLTGEAPEELLVGPYWCTGRYKNRVIQLIRQELEERDTFQGAKYRF, from the coding sequence GTGGAGCGCTACTACTCCTACTCCCGTTACCTCAGGGAGCTCTTCGGCACCAGGGTTTACAGGGTAACTGTTGACGCGGGCTTCACCTGCCCCAACCGCGATGGTACCAAGGGCAGAGGAGGGTGTATCTACTGTTTCTCGGGCTCAGATTACGACCCCGAGAAGAGAAGGAAGAGCGTCAGGGAGCAGATTGCTCAGGGGATAGAAAGGGTCCGCAGAAGGTACAAGGCGGAGAAGTTCCTGGTTTACTTTCAGGCCTACACCAACACTTACGGGCCTCTTGAGGTTTTAAGGTCCGTTTACGACACAATCAGGGAGTTTCCCGAAGTTGTAGGTCTTATAGTGGGAACCAGGCCCGACTGCGTTCCCGACCCAGTTTTGGAGCTCCTCCACTCCTACACTTCCGACTACCTGGTGTGGGTAGAGCTGGGGCTCGAGAGTGCCCACTACCGCTCTTTGAGGTGGATGAACAGGGGGCACGGGGTTTCCGACTTTGTGGACGCTGTTTTAAGGATAAAGCGTTTTAAGGCTCTGAACCTGTGCGTTCACGTTATCTTGGGCCTTCCCACCGAAGATAGGGAAGATATGCTCGAGACTGCAGACTTCCTTGCCGCCTTGAAAGTAGACGGCGTGAAAATTCACCCCCTTCACGTTATAAGGGGGACGGAGCTTGAGAGGATATACCTTGAGGAGCGCTTCAGGCTTCTTGAGCTTGATGAGTACGTTGAGCTGGCCGTTGATTTTCTTGAGCGGCTACCGAAGGAGACCGTTATCCAGAGGCTTACCGGTGAAGCTCCCGAAGAGCTGCTTGTAGGGCCTTACTGGTGCACCGGCCGCTACAAGAACCGCGTTATACAGCTCATTAGGCAGGAGCTTGAAGAGCGGGACACCTTTCAGGGAGCAAAGTACCGCTTTTAA
- a CDS encoding 23S rRNA (pseudouridine(1915)-N(3))-methyltransferase RlmH, which translates to MKARIVAVGKIAPYLLEAQEHYLKRVRGLEVVEVKKGKSVEEEGKKLLSKATGFKVVLDERGREITSRELARLVEKHPKITFIIGGADGLSNRVKEEADLILSLSKLTLQHDIARIVLLEQLFRAQEILRGSPYHRD; encoded by the coding sequence GTGAAAGCAAGAATAGTAGCAGTAGGGAAAATAGCCCCCTACCTTCTTGAGGCCCAGGAGCACTACCTAAAGAGGGTTAGGGGGCTTGAAGTTGTAGAGGTGAAAAAGGGAAAGAGCGTAGAGGAGGAGGGGAAGAAGCTCCTCTCAAAGGCTACCGGCTTTAAAGTAGTCCTTGATGAAAGGGGCAGGGAGATTACGTCAAGAGAACTTGCAAGACTCGTTGAAAAACACCCCAAGATAACGTTCATAATAGGGGGAGCAGACGGCCTCTCCAACCGGGTAAAGGAAGAGGCGGACCTCATACTCTCGCTTTCAAAGCTGACACTCCAACACGATATCGCCCGAATAGTCCTCTTGGAGCAGCTCTTTAGGGCGCAGGAGATTCTCAGAGGCTCCCCTTACCACAGGGATTAA